The following are from one region of the Colius striatus isolate bColStr4 chromosome Z, bColStr4.1.hap1, whole genome shotgun sequence genome:
- the TMEM171 gene encoding transmembrane protein 171 — MYPVAVPAPGDGGSDGQQGKLIFSLFIFGAVLLCAGFLLSVFILQSCPSGTFSDCNEVLKAAGPVLAVSGLVCVLLARSRARLYFRQRQLQNEQVYSLVFCRGNCQFTQFLIFGFLFLTSGMLISILGIWVPGCSPSWHNIQLNHTGSSDVDLQGCGFLSLQIMGPLIVLTGLCFFVIAHVKKKQNLYLNQESCESEEHPQSPESFQITVGDAVVVFPPPPPPYFADSVSPTVTCCLMSSGLPASENPPPYHSIFSDGAQLADDERTVGVRDYETIYTISGSSSPSDILPMLYLSSESPPKYEEKASITNSEYSPSSSSFSSISLSTSDTSS; from the exons ATGTATCCAGTTGCTGTTCCTGCACCAGGAGATGGAGGAAGTGATGGACAACAGGGGAagcttattttttccctttttatttttggagCTGTGTTGCTCTGTGCTGGATTCCTGCTTTCAGTCTTTATTCTCCAGTCGTGCCCATCTGGAACCTTTAGTGACTGTAATGAGGTCCTTAAGGCTGCTGGGCCTGTGCTGGCTGTAAGTGGcctggtttgtgttttgctggCACGGTCAAGGGCCAGGCTGTATTTCAGGCAAAGACAGTTGCAAAATGAGCAGGTGTATAGCCTTGTTTTTTGTCGTGGGAACTGCCAGTTTACCCAGTTTCTCATATTTGGATTCCTGTTTTTAACTAGTGGAATGCTGATTAGCATCCTGGGCATTTGGGTtcctggctgcagccccagctggcACAACATACAGCTCAACCACACCGGCAGTTCTGATGTGGACCTCCAGGGCTGTGGATTCCTGTCGCTTCAAATCATGGGACCTTTGATTGTGCTTACTGGGTTGTGTTTCTTTGTGATAGCtcatgttaaaaagaaacaaaacttatATCTCAACCAAGAATCCTGTGAAAGTGAAGAACATCCTCAGAGCCCTGAATCTTTTCAGATTACAGTAG gtGATGCTGTAGTAGTATTCCcacctccaccacctccttaTTTTGCTGACTCTGTGTCACCAACCGTGACATGTTGTCTTATGTCAAGTGGATTGCCTGCAAGTGAAAATCCTCCACCATACCACTCAATCTTCAGTGACGG AGCACAGCTTGCAGATGATGAGAGAACAGTTGGTGTTAGAGACTATGAAACCATATATACCATTTCTGGAAGCAGCTCACCTTCGGATATTCTACCCATGCTGTATCTCTCCTCTGAATCGCCTccaaaatatgaagaaaaagcttCAATAACAAATAGTGAATATTCTCCTTCATCCTCGTCgttttcttctatttccttATCCACATCTGACACCAGCTCATAG